ACACCTTTCAGGGCACGTTCCCGGTCAAGGACACCGGCGAAGATGGCTTCGCGGGGATCGCCCCGGTCGCGCAATTCCCGCCAAACGGCTACGGCCTGTACGACATGTCGGGCAATATCTGGCAGTGGTGCAGCGATTGGTATCGGCCGGATTATTATGAGGCGCTCTCCGCCGCAAGTCGCGTCGCCCGCAATCCGCAAGGCCCGGACACTCCCTTTGATCCGGCAGAGCCGACGCAGGCGAAGCGTGTGCATCGCGGCGGCTCGTTTCTTTGCACCGACCAGTATTGCACGCGCTACATGGTCGGCACGCGGGGCAAAGGAGAAATCAATACGGCCAGCAACCACCTCGGCTTCCGCTGCGTGATGCCGGCGACACCGCGGTAACGAATTATGAGCGTGGAAATCTTGCCGATGACTGCCGATGATCTGGACGCGGCGATCGCTTTGTGGCGAAGCACGGATGGGGTTGGAATGGCTGAGTCCGACGAGCCGGAGCACCTACAACTCTTTCTCAAGCGCAATCCTGGGTTGAGCCTTGTCGCCCGCAACGGCCCCCGCCTGGTTGGCACGGTTCTCTGCGGGCAAGATGGCCGGCGCGGGTTTCTCTATCACCTGGCCGTGATTCCCGAATACCGCAAACGCGGGCTGGGCCGATCGATGGTAGAGCATTGCCTCGCCGCGCTGGCCGCGCTCGGCGTCTTGAAGTGCAACATCTTGCTCTACGTCCATAACGAGGCCGGAGAGCGATTCTGGAAAAGTGGCGGCTGGGCCGAGCGAGCCGATCTCAAGCTCATGCAGCGCGAGACGGATGATCGGCATCGAGATGGCGAGGCAGAGCCTCGCTGGCAGTGAGTTCCCAGGCGGAGCCTGGGAACTAGGGGCCGATGGACACTAACGGCGCGGCAGCGTATGCTCGCGGGGCGGGCGCGTCTTCTTGATTCCGCTTTCGCTTGAGTCTTATCGCCGGAGGCTTTCGATGGTGTCGACTGGTTTTCTCGCGATTGCTCTATTGATGGGGGGGCAGTTTGGCTTGCCGCTCGGTTTGCCGCCGCTGCCGGAAGACCCCGTGTTGGAGCAGGTTGCGCCCGAGGAATGCCTCTGGTACTACCATTGGTCGGGCGTTGCCGAGGCGAATCCGAAGAGCAAGAATCAGACGGAGCAGTTGCTTGCCGAGCCGGAAGTGAAGCAGTTCGTCGAGATGCTGGGCAAAGCGCTTGCCAAAGCGCTCCGGCGGGGCGCCCCAGCCACTCCGCAAGGACAGGTACTCGGCAAGCAAGGGCCGACGATTATCCG
The sequence above is drawn from the Pirellulales bacterium genome and encodes:
- a CDS encoding GNAT family N-acetyltransferase, with translation MSVEILPMTADDLDAAIALWRSTDGVGMAESDEPEHLQLFLKRNPGLSLVARNGPRLVGTVLCGQDGRRGFLYHLAVIPEYRKRGLGRSMVEHCLAALAALGVLKCNILLYVHNEAGERFWKSGGWAERADLKLMQRETDDRHRDGEAEPRWQ